The DNA segment CTCTCCAGTGCCGCCAAGCACAATGTGGACAGCGAGTCCCTGTCaagtgagctgcagcagctggggctgcccaaagGTGGGGGACCCTCAGGGGGGACGTGCTagggctgagctggcagcttCTGGCACTGCGGCTTCACGCCCAGAGCCACTGTGTGCCATCTATCTCCCCTCTGTGCCATCTATCCCTAGGAGCTCCTCTGAGTGCTTTACTGGGGTTCAGCCAGGTGTGAGCAGGGGGTTTCTTGTCTTGTCTCTCCTCCCTGAGCAGAGCATGCCAGCGGGCTGTGCCGGTCCTACGAGGAGAAGCAGAGCTCCCTACAGGACAGCCTCAGGGCCTGTAGCCTGAGATGTGAGTGCAGCGTTGAGTCTTGCTGGGACatggggtttgggggttggggTCAGTCACCCTGCCCAGGGGTGCCAGGGTTCTGACACTGGCCACCCACCCACCCTAGTGAGCCAACTGGGCTCGGTGCGCTGGCGGGTGGATTACACTCTCAGCTCCAGCGAGCTGCGGGAGGTCAACGAGCCCCTTGTGCACCTGATCTTCAACGTGCGGGACAGGGAGCATGGGAAGACAGTGGCCATCCCCATGGCCCTCTCGGCTGACAAGTTccgggtgctgctggcaggtgaGACCAGAGgaggggtggcagcagggacccctggccctggggggctgggggggatgctggggggatTTTggtgcccggggggggggggcgggatgTTGGTGCTGGGGGGATGCTTGGACcagggggagatgctggggggatgctgtggggatTCTGGGATCAGGGGGAGATGCTGAGGGGATGCTTGGACCAGGGGAGGATGCTAGAGGATGCTGGGACCAGGGGGTGGTGCCGGGGCCAAGGAGAGAtgctgtggtgctggcagctcccccGCCACCTTGCTCCTCTCTCCTCAGAGCTGAAACAGGCGCAGGCCCTGATGAACACCCTTCTCTGAGGAGCTGAAAAGGAGCACCGACGCTGGATCGATCGCGAGGCCGGACTTGGTGCTCCCAGCTGGGCCTTGGCACCgccgggctggggagggggaggccgggggcaGCGTTCCCTGCCCGCGTACTTTAGAcccccggggccgcccgggGCAGCCTCAATAAAGGTGACGGTGACAAAGCCAAGCCGCCTCCCGCCTGTGTGTCCCCGCGGCGGCGCCTTGGGCCTTGcaggccgcggcggggccgttGCCTGGGCGACGCGGTGGGACTACAGCTCCCGGCATGCCCCGCTCGCGGCGCAGCCAATgggaggcgggggcggggcggggcggcgggcccggTGTGGGGCCGGACCGGGCCGAGGCGGCGGGGCTGCTGCCGGGGATGCCCGAGTGCCCGGAGCTGCACCTGGCCGGGCGCTACATCAATGAAGCGTGCGGCGGGGTGGTGTTCTCGGGCGGCGTGGAGCGCTCGGCGGTGGGCAGGGGCCCGGAGGTGCCCTTCCGCAGCGAGGCCTACCGCATCTCGGCCACCTCCCGGGGCAAGGAGCTGCGGCTGACGCTGGCCCCGCTGGGCCCCGCCGCCACCCAGGATCTCGTCTTCCGCTTCGGTATGTCGGGGTCGTTCCGGCTGTGCCCCGCCGCCCAGCTCCCCCGCCATGCCCACCTCCGCTTCCTCACCCAGGAGAGCCCCCCGCGCGCCCTCTGCTTCGTCGACGCCCGCCGCTTCGGTTCCTGGCGCCTGGGTGACGCCTGGCAGCTGGGCCGCGGGCCCTGCGTCCTCTCCGAGTATCAGGCCTTCAGGTGAGCGTCCTCCCCTTCCCACGGCCGAGGGAAGGCCCCGCTGTGGTGGCTGCTCGTACCGCACAACAGCCATGCCCAGGGGAGCCTTCCTGATGCCCCGTGCTCTGTTGCAGGGAGAACGTGCTGAAGAACCTGGACGACAAAGCTTTTGACAAGCCCATCTGCGAGGCACTCTTAAACCAGAAGTTTTTCAATGGAATTGGGAATTACCTCCGCGCTGAGATCCTGTACAGGTAAGGTTGAGCACCTGCTGACCTGCCATGGAGGTTTGGGCTCCAGGAGTTTGTCAGAGCTCGGCAGCAACTCGGCTGAACCAGCTGGGCCTCCTTGCCTGGTAGACGCAGGCAAGTGCCAGAACCAAGAGTTCAGGCTTACGTGTAACAGATGGATTGTCTCAGGTTGAAGATCCCTCCCTTTGAAAAGGCTCGGACTGTGCTGGAGGCCCTGAAGGATCAGGAGCAGGCAAGGAGGAAGAAGGTAGGGAGCACCTGCTGCTTTTACGTGCTCAGAAAGGGTCAGGTTTCCAGATAGATGCCCTACAGGCATTCATTTGCCTGTGGCCCTGCAGGACATctcagcagctccctggggtACTGGGAGCCTCTTGTCTTCAGTGCAGGGAGCCAGACTGAGCTGAGAAGCATCCCTGATTCAGGTTTGGGCTCAGCAGTGGTAGAGGTGGTCTGGCCTcagctggctgccctgctccGGCTCTGCTTTGGGCTTAGCTGAGCATAAAGCTCTGGTTCACGGCTGCTGTTCTGGGCTTGTTCCAGCCCAGGGTTCGGGGCCAGTTTCAGTTCGTGTTTGGTTCATCGTTCTGATGAGGCAGAACACCGTCACGAGGCCCTTGCACAGCTCACACAGCCTGTGCCCACACTGCTGTCAGGAGGTATTTGCTGCTCTGGGTCTTTCTCAACCCAGTGGCAGGCATTTCCCCTTCACAGCTATAATGCTTGTGGCACAGGATCTTTCTCCTCAAGCATGTTACTGTCCTTTGCCATAAACACCCGTGTCTAAGCACATCTGCCCCTCCAGCGGAGTGGCAAATGGGGTGCCACAGTTCCATAACCTCACGTGTCTGGCTCTCATTCACACGTGGCCGGGCTGACGAGCTGTGACAGCTCCCCGGGCACATGCCTGCATGCTGTGCTGGTGCTTGGCTGCACCCGGCTTCTGCCGTCAGTAAGCCTCTGGTTATATTTGGGGTGggtgaagaggaagaagcaagggaAACACACCTTGCAGGTGTAAAATCTCTGGGGAAGGCTGCAGTAGAGGCCACAGCTGATCACGTGGCCTtgggggagaggaggtggcTATTTTAAGGAAGCctgaaaacaaagcacacaACCTGAGGGCTGTTTTTACGAACTGCTGGTGTTCCTGGATGTTAGCCCTCTTTCACATCTTTGTAGCTGTGGGGAATACGCTAATGCACAGCTTGGAGCCTGCAGGGGTGAGCTCAGGGCTGGCACATGGCGGGGAGTGTGGCAGCTTGTCCTCAGAAGGGCAAGAGGAGATGGGGAATGTGGCTGCTGTTGGAGagacctcagcaaggctgggGCGGCTGGCGGGTGacttccctccccttctccacCCCTGCAGAATCGTTCCCTGACGCTGAGCAAGAAGCTGAAGATGATGCGGGAGAACCCAGATCTCCTGGAGCTGTGCCATACTGTGCCCATGGAGGTCATCGCCACAGGTAAGGTGATGGGACAGGGAcagctgggggtggcagggaggcCTGGGCTTtgctgtcccagcagcaggaggcttGGGAGGGCACTCTGACACCATGGTCACTGCTTCCTCTCTACTTCTgtcctttccctctctcccttcctaGAGAAAAACCTCTTAGACCCAGATCACTCTGATAACTACGCCGCTTTCAAGAACTGGCTGCAATGTTACCTGGTGCCCGGCATGAGCTCCCTGCGTGACCGCAACGGCAGGACCATATGGTTCCAGGTAGCAGTCCAGGGTCACCGCCTGGGGCTGGGTGCCTCCCAACCGCTGCTCCATGGGGACACTAGCCATTTTCTGCTTCCTGAGACCCCCCAGCACTACGCTGTGTTGCTGGGGGTCTCCCTCTCTGCCAGactgctgtcactgctggctgcagaggtgaCAAGGACCATCTGCAGTGACCAGCCGGCCAGGGGATGGCAGGCAGTCTGGAGCAGAGGGACTAATTGTGGGAATGGGGGACTTGGGTGGTCTGGCAGCCCTGTTCCTCCCTCCTGTGCCCCCCTGTCTGGGTGAGGTGCCATGGCGGGGCCTTGCAGAAGGAGCAGGGGCTGATGAGAGAGTCCCCaaggcacagggcaggcagagcaagcCCAGCTCCCCTGGCTTCCCAGGGAAACATGGCTGTTTCCCATCACTGTCTTGGCTGCGGGATGGAGAAGGGGCAcagattttgctgctgctgcctgcagaacaAGCGCACCCCAGTCAATGCTGTGTCACCTTCCTTGCAGGGAGAGCCTGGCCCCATGGCTCCCAAAGGTGAGTGTCCTCTCTCCTCCCGGTGGGACCTGCCTTTGCTCCGGGAGGGCTGGAGACTGGGAAGCCCCACGCTTGCGGCACAGCATGGGGCCAGAGGCAGGAGCAAAGCCTCTCTTGCTGGGGTGCTGATGGGCCCATGACAGCCCGTGGCACTGGGGGACAGAGCCCACTGTCCCCAGGGCTTCTTATCAGCACACTGACCTCCCCGGGCATGGCTGTTGCACCTGCAGGATGGTTTCCAGGCCTGCACCTGCATCCCCTTGCTCACCGGCCAGGCTGGGAGCCGTGGGGTGTGCTCTCCCTGGGGGGGTGCTCTCCCTGGGGCTGCAAGCACAAACTGAGCTGTTTTGGCAGGGGAGGGAATCTGGGATGGGGGGAGAGGGGCCCCCTGCAGCCATTCCTCCACCCCAGTGCCAGTTCCTTAGCGCTCAGTTCACACATCACGTGGGACAGCACCCTGAAAGGtcactgtgctgcagcctgtcccTCGTGGTGCAGGCGCGCTCTGCCCCATCTCCTCACCCTGCCTAACCTGGGCACGTCTTCTCACACAGGGCAGATGCCCCGCAAGAAGCACGCTCCACCAAAGGCAGATCCTGAGACTCCGACCCCCAAGGTAAGAAGCTTTGTGGTTGTGGCTCCTGCCGGGTCTAGAGGCTCTCCTGTTCCCTGTGCCTTGCTCAGGCTGCTTCCAAATTCATGGTGGTGCTCCTACTCCTGGAGTTTCTCATCATCTGGCGGTCCAAGCACACTTCTGCTAAGCTTTGGCTCTGATGTCCACCCAGGTCACCACACGTGCCTTGAAACGGCGCCCCAAGACTGCAGCAAAACCCCTGAAGTCAGCCGAGGAAGAGGAGGTAGCTgacaggcagaggaagggacGTGCTCATGGAAGGAGGAAAGCGACCGCTGCTCCTGCCTTGTCCGAGCCCGAGGTGCTGGTCAAAGCCAGAAGAAGCCGCCGGACAGCTGCGCGCAGGGGCAGAGGTGAGGCGGTAGTCCCTGCGGCTTTCAAACGCACAGGCGGGAGCTGTGGGTGCGCTCCCTCCGGGGGGCCaaaaggcaggagaggagcaagCAGGGCTTCACGGGGCAGAACCAggccccccctcaccccccgaCTTCTCATTTCTCCATCTtgcaggcacagcccctgccGTGTGAGTGCCGtgtgctgccttcctcctgagGGGCATTTTAACAGCTGCAAAAGCTCAGGGAGGGCCCGGCCGGGGGCCTGGGTTAGTGCTGGCGAAACGGGGCTGTTCCTGTGCTCACACCCGCTTGCTACCACTGCAGCCTGCTCGTGTGGGACCGAGAAGCTGGGCTTGGTGATGGGGCTGCCTTACCCAGCAtcctcctgctgtccccaggcatTCGAGGGGGATAAGGGCCACGGACCAGATATTGTGCTGGACTCTGACCCCATCCCTCTGCCTGAAAGTGGattccctctttcttcccctcttcccttcccgGCTGCTGCCTGGATCACTGGTTTTAGCTGGCtattaataaaagtattttgtgtAGGAATCGCCGTGCACACCTTTTTATACTAAGGATAACCCTGCTGTGCCCAGGCTGTTCCCCAGATGGGCTAGAGCAGGCTTCCCCCCCACCTTATCCCGAAAATCCTTGCCTCCCCAGTCCCAGGAGTGAGATCCTGCTGGGGAAGACACTAAGAGAGCAGCAGCTACAACAGAGCCCCTAGGAGGAGACAGACCAGTGCAGTTATCTGGAAATAAGTTAAGAAAACAGGCTGGAGCTTGTTTGCACAGAATTTTCTTGTTTACTTGTGCTTCCCTTCTGCAAGGGCAgtgcaagaggcagcagagggaccAAGGAATGACTGTAGTGTGTCTATACATGTTGCTAGGGTGAAGCTGACACAGGAGCCACTGTGGaaggctgctgcttcccaaagcccctgcagctggagcagagcctgTGCAGGGCCAGCCAGCCTGTCCCACAACTTCACCCCTGCTTCAGCTAGCCAGGCACCCACTCGGGCCCTGCGGCCCTGCCTAGGCAGGGGGCAGCTGTCCTCCTGTGCGGAAGAACATGAGTGCTCTTGAGTGCTGCTCTCCGACAGCTGGGTGGGAGGTGAGGGGGAAACTGCCTTTCGCTGGAACCGCTGCCTTTCCCTGGAACCGCTGCCTCCTTGCACAGCTCTTGGTATTGGGGAAGCCTCAGGCTGTGATTTGAGCTCAAGGTGTTGGTCCAGGTTGCCGTGTATCAGCGAGGGTGGCGAATGATGTCACTGCCTCAAAACCAAGAGGACAGAGAGCACATGGAAGGGTGTGAAGGAAAGCCTTATGCCCCGCTGCTCCAGCGGCAGGTGGCCCTGTCCCACTGGCTGCTCCAGGAGGTcacagctggggaagaaagcagcaggtgaAGCTGAAGTGAACGATCTCCATCCCCACAGGCACCCAGCCCTCCACGGGGACTTACAGCATCGCCTCCTTAACGGGCAGGGCGGTCTGCAGCCAGGCGATAACCGTGCTGCCATGCGCTTCGTACAGCCGAACCACCACAGCTTCAGGTCTGTCCTCAGACTGTGGGGGACAGTGCAGATGGGGGTTCAGACAAATGGGACAGGCACATCCTATCCTACGCCTCGGGGTACAGCCCGACCCAAGCAATGGTGGCTGAGcggctctgcctgcaggcacgCACGTTCCTGACCCGTGGAGAGGCAGCGCTGACTGTGGCGGCAGTACCCAGGTACAGGTGCGGATGCTACCGCGATCCCTGGTGCGAGTGCCCACCTGGGTGGGCAGAGAGGGGCGTCCTCACCCAGCGGGACACACAAGACCAGAGGGATCACTGCTCCTGCTCAGCTGAGCCTGCCCACCACTCAGCACGGGGGAAAGAGCAAGCCATGCTTAACGAGAGCAGCTTAacctgctgccctccccactTCTGCCCTGGGGACTTGCCTGCTTGACAGTCTCCAGCACAACTGCAGGTGAGCTGACTGAAAAGGCGCTCCAGGCCTCGcgctgggcagagctggctgggaacACGTGGAGGGGGAAATTCAAGTTGTAGGCACGCTGGATCACACCGGCATCCTGGAAGGAACCTGCAACACAAGAACCTCTGGCCAGCCTCTGCACAGGCACAGCCCAAGGCTCAGTGCAGCATCCtccaccctgctctgctctgcccatcACTCACCCAGGTGAGGCATCACGGCGTAGGTGAACTGGTGATGCGTGATGTCTGCCGTGGCATCGGGGGACTTGGGTGCTCTCAGCCTAAGGCAACGAGAGGTAGGTGAGACTGATGTCTCGGCAGCACCCTCTGTCACCTAGTGCAGAGCCAGGGGAGCACTGTGACAAGACTACggcctcccccagctccctcgAGGCTGGGCCCCGAGGTGGAAACCAACATGCTGCTGGTTCCTGGCAACAGCAAACAGACCCTGACAATCCCAGAAACTAAAATAACTGAAGGCTGTTTTCCTGTGAAACTTGGGGCTGATGGAGTCAAACTGAAATGATGCATGGTTTCTTAGCTTTGTACACATCCATAATATTGCtgttccttccctctccttaaGCCTCCCCGCtcttggggtgtgttttggccagtaacagaaaaattacttggtGGAAATGTGGATCTTATCTCCTGAATTATCTATGAGCATAACTCATAAGAATTACATTATCTTAGTCAGCTATAATTAAGTCAGCCAAAAGTTCTCAAGACAACAGCCAGCCACTTGGACTAACACCAGACTGATTTCCTTATTTACTATGATCATTTAGGACCAGGCATTGCCTCGACTTCCAAGAGACACCTGAGAAGGCAAAGTGACAGCTGCAGCTCCACCCTCACCCCAACCCTTAACTCACAGTGAGAGGCTGAGGATGTTCCTGTGGGCTGATGCCCCGTATTTGCAGTCATTCAGCAGTGCCACCCCGAAGCCATGCTCAGAGAGATCCAGCCACTTGTGAGCCCATACCTGCGGGAGGTACCAAGGGACATATTCACCACACGGGGCTACTGCCTGGGAGCAAAAGCAGCCCCGCCACGGgaggagcagctcagccccgGCACCAGACCACCCTTCCTCTCACCTCAAATCGAGCCCAGTCCCAGGATGTGTTCCAGTGCGTTGGCCGCTGCAGGTGTCCAAACTGGATCTCATAGGTGGCATTTGTGCTCCGGACCTGCACGGGGAACTCCACCTTCAGGAACTTGTGGGCCTCCTTCCACTCAACCTAAATGCAGTAGCAGAAGGACATCACCATGGGGGACTGAGGCGCAGAGGCTGCATGTATCCTTCCCCAGtgcacagcagccagctcaCGCCCTGGCCAGACCAGGTGCAATAAAATCACGCTAGAGTCTGAACACAGATGAACTGGTGGGTCTCTCTTCCACCCTTGTCCCTCAGGTCCCCCACGCCTCCGGCCGCCTTCCCCTGAGGCAGAAGACAGGCAGTGAGGggcttcagaaaaagaaacaggactgGGACCATAATTTGGACACAAGGTTCAGTCCCCAGgaccctgcctgcacagcacagatGTTTGTATTgcgctgcagctgctggccagacCTGGGTCAGGAAGCGGAGGTAGGGGCACATCGCATCCAGGATGATCTCCTGTATTAAGGTGCTGCTTTCCCCAATCTGCAGAGAGAAGCTCGCGCTTCCCCGCAGGCCCCCAGCC comes from the Falco cherrug isolate bFalChe1 chromosome 7, bFalChe1.pri, whole genome shotgun sequence genome and includes:
- the COMMD4 gene encoding COMM domain-containing protein 4, whose translation is MRFRFCGDLDCPDWVLAEISTLAKISSVKLKLICAQVLRDLLGEAIEYEKILKLTSDAKLESGDVKATIAVLSFILSSAAKHNVDSESLSSELQQLGLPKEHASGLCRSYEEKQSSLQDSLRACSLRLSQLGSVRWRVDYTLSSSELREVNEPLVHLIFNVRDREHGKTVAIPMALSADKFRVLLAELKQAQALMNTLL
- the NEIL1 gene encoding endonuclease 8-like 1 isoform X1 codes for the protein MPECPELHLAGRYINEACGGVVFSGGVERSAVGRGPEVPFRSEAYRISATSRGKELRLTLAPLGPAATQDLVFRFGMSGSFRLCPAAQLPRHAHLRFLTQESPPRALCFVDARRFGSWRLGDAWQLGRGPCVLSEYQAFRENVLKNLDDKAFDKPICEALLNQKFFNGIGNYLRAEILYRLKIPPFEKARTVLEALKDQEQARRKKNRSLTLSKKLKMMRENPDLLELCHTVPMEVIATEKNLLDPDHSDNYAAFKNWLQCYLVPGMSSLRDRNGRTIWFQGEPGPMAPKGQMPRKKHAPPKADPETPTPKVTTRALKRRPKTAAKPLKSAEEEEVADRQRKGRAHGRRKATAAPALSEPEVLVKARRSRRTAARRGRGTAPAV
- the NEIL1 gene encoding endonuclease 8-like 1 isoform X2, yielding MPECPELHLAGRYINEACGGVVFSGGVERSAVGRGPEVPFRSEAYRISATSRGKELRLTLAPLGPAATQDLVFRFGMSGSFRLCPAAQLPRHAHLRFLTQESPPRALCFVDARRFGSWRLGDAWQLGRGPCVLSEYQAFRENVLKNLDDKAFDKPICEALLNQKFFNGIGNYLRAEILYRLKIPPFEKARTVLEALKDQEQARRKKNRSLTLSKKLKMMRENPDLLELCHTVPMEVIATEKNLLDPDHSDNYAAFKNWLQCYLVPGMSSLRDRNGRTIWFQGRCPARSTLHQRQILRLRPPRSPHVP